In the genome of Populus nigra chromosome 9, ddPopNigr1.1, whole genome shotgun sequence, one region contains:
- the LOC133703235 gene encoding uncharacterized protein LOC133703235 isoform X2: MNPYERPLTPHEQTLRDEVIYLHSLWHQGPPALNPNPYVYPPNHVNYSSRNLHVSNPTSFKKTNRHKTTYQKAKDSNAPPPGQVPDPQPDPGPEWPVNPPQPSPPQSGSGWPEFKSNLSTSARPVSEVDLGKVAAMHMQQKVVKCCNQFFVKRFDLDGNEDNGLDEFDGDEHCYYHDNDVEESEEFKFLLSLFVENQEIRDFYEKNNENGDFYCLICGGIGEKVGKVYRGCTGLVQHARTISKTKRKGAHRAFSHLICKVLGWDISRLPMIVLKGEPLSRTFANSGRTENFSDEGDGKKVHEDLSNDVPNIEAYKDGATECLGCEPPLVSDVRWLSQKYVDESPSTTVGWPTLKTRRSSEASAEELERFAMMQLQQKVLDECQNFLANPSGSICDEGEEDGDPDDWMDEDGSDECEEFKFFLRLFTDSNELRNYYENHYEGGEFCCLVCCALKKKGWKKFKGCLGLLQHTTAISRTKKKKAHRAYAQVICKVLGWDVDQLPRIVLKGEPLGHSMAKSGILQGEPEINAGCGDEDSSFLQTETVHGNVSVSASREYSGIHQKNCVQNTSNEGIVNEHGNDLEKESIKADKLSLVGSKASLKERGGNYKKQNIAFWVNNRCWPETKQSQSMRKANPLEEGCEGEDR, from the exons ATGAATCCTTACGAGAGACCCTTGACCCCACATGAGCAGACACTGAGAGATGAGGTTATCTATCTTCACTCTCTCTGGCACCAAGGCCCTCCtgccctaaaccctaacccttaCGTTTACCCACCCAACCATGTAAATTATTCGTCAAGAAATCTCCATGTATCGAACCCTACATCCTTCAAAAAGACCAACAGACACAAAACCACATACCAAAAGGCCAAGGACAGCAATGCCCCCCCACCAGGGCAAGTACCCGACCCACAACCCGACCCTGGTCCAGAATGGCCTGTCAACCCGCCACAGCCATCTCCTCCTCAATCGGGTTCTGGGTGGCCAGAATTCAAGTCCAACCTGAGCACCTCAGCCCGACCTGTTTCCGAGGTTGACCTGGGCAAGGTTGCTGCAATGCACATGCAGCAAAAGGTTGTAAAGTGCTGCAACCAGTTTTTCGTTAAAAGGTTTGATTTAGATGGCAACGAAGATAACGGATTGGACGAGTTTGATGGGGATGAACACTGTTATTATCATGATAATGATGTTGAAGAGAGTGAAGAATTTAAGTTCCTTTTGAGTTTGTTTGtggaaaatcaagaaattagaGATTTTTATGAGAAGAACAATGAAAATGGGGATTTTTACTGCTTGATTTGTGGAGGGATAGGAGAGAAAGTAGGGAAAGTATATAGGGGTTGTACAGGCCTTGTTCAGCATGCAAGAACGATTtcgaaaacaaaaagaaaaggggctCATAGGGCTTTTAGTCACCTTATTTGCAAGGTTCTTGGTTGGGATATTAGTAGGCTTCCTATGATTGTGTTGAAAGGTGAACCTCTCAGTCGCACATTTGCAAATTCAGGCAGAACTGAG AATTTTTCAGATGAAGGTGATGGTAAAAAAGTACATGAAGATCTTAGTAATGATGTGCCAAACATTGAAGCATATAAAGATGGAGCCACGGAGTGCCTG GGATGTGAGCCACCACTGGTCTCTGATGTCCGATGGCTTTCCCAAAAGTATGTTGATGAATCTCCATCAACAACTGTAGGGTGGCCCACCTTGAAGACCCGTCGCTCTTCAGAAGCTTCTGCTGAAGAGCTAGAGAGGTTTGCCATGATGCAGTTGCAGCAGAAAGTTTTGGATGAATGCCAAAATTTCTTAGCAAACCCATCTGGTTCGATTTGTGATGAAGGTGAGGAAGATGGGGATCCAGATGATTGGATGGATGAAGATGGGTCTGATGAATGTGAAGAATTTAAGTTCTTTTTGAGATTGTTCACAGATAGTAATGAACTGAGGAATTATTATGAGAATCATTATGAAGGAGGGGAATTTTGTTGTTTGGTTTGTTGTGCTTTAAAGAAGAAGGGTTGGAAGAAGTTCAAGGGGTGTCTTGGACTCCTTCAGCATACAACTGCAATATCAaggacaaagaagaagaaggcgcATAGGGCGTATGCACAGGTTATCTGTAAGGTTCTTGGTTGGGATGTTGATCAGCTTCCGAGAATTGTATTAAAAGGAGAACCTTTAGGGCACTCTATGGCAAAGTCAGGCATCTTGCAG GGTGAGCCAGAGATAAATGCTGGTTGTGGTGATGAGGACTCAAGTTTTCTTCAGACTGAAACTGTTCATGGTAATGTTAGTGTATCAGCTTCAAGAGAGTATTCTGGTATTCATCAGAAAAATTGTGTGCAG AACACATCAAATGAAGGAATTGTTAATGAACATGGCAATGATCTGGAAAAGGAAAGCATCAAAGCTGATAAATTGAGTTTGGTGGGTTCTAAG GCAAGCTTGAAGGAAAGGGGTGGGaactataaaaagcaaaacataGCTTTCTGGGTAAACAATCGTTGTTGGCCTGAAACCAAACAGTCTCAATCAATGAGGAAAGCGAATCCATTAGAAGAGGGATGTGAAGGTGAAGATCGCTGA
- the LOC133703455 gene encoding tubby-like F-box protein 7 isoform X2, with amino-acid sequence MSLRRSILSRRFSRSFNNQNRNERNAVESGRLGGELWAESDGWGSMLPELLGEIIKRVEESEDRWPQRQSVVACACVCKKWRDVTKDIVKSLPNSSSSNNDASPGKITFPSCLKQPGPRDLPHQCLIKRNKKTSTFYLYLALTPSFMDKGKFLLAARRYRQGAHTEYIISLDADELSQGSNAYVGKLSSDFLGTNFTIFDSQPPHSGAKPSSSRASRRFASKQISPQVPAGNFEVGQVSYKFNLLKSRGPRRMVCSLKCPVLQETTNDKNLDNSKMNGLESASSGCTVLQNKAPRWHEHLQCWCLNFHGRVTVASVKNFQLVATMDQSQPGGRGDEDTVLLQFGKVGDDTFTMDYRLPLSAFQAFAICLTSFGTKLA; translated from the exons ATGTCGCTGAGAAGATCGATTTTATCGCGAAGGTTCTCGAGATCCTTTAATAACCAGAACAGAAACGAACGAAATGCAGTGGAATCGGGGCGACTCGGTGGTGAGTTATGGGCTGAGTCGGATGGGTGGGGAAGTATGTTACCTGAGCTGTTAGGAGAAATAATAAAACGAGTTGAGGAGAGTGAGGATCGGTGGCCTCAGAGACAAAGCGTCGTCGCTTGTGCTTGTGTTTGTAAGAAATGGAGAGATGTTACCAAAGACATCGTCAAGTCTCTTcctaatagtagtagtagtaataatgaTGCAAGTCCTGGCAAAATTACTTTCCCTTCTTGCCTTAAACAG CCAGGTCCACGTGACTTGCCCCATCAGTGTCTTATTAAACGAAATAAGAAGACTTCAACATTTTACCTATATCTTGCTCTTACTCCAT CATTTATGGATAAGGGAAAGTTTCTTCTAGCAGCACGGAGGTATAGGCAAGGTGCTCACACAGAGTATATCATCTCACTCGATGCTGATGAATTATCCCAAGGAAGTAATGCTTATGTTGGAAAGTTGAG TTCGGACTTTCTCGGTACCAACTTCACAATCTTTGACAGCCAGCCACCACACAGTGGTGCAAAGCCCTCGAGTAGCAGAGCTAGCCGGCGATTTGCAAGCAAGCAAATAAGCCCTCAAGTTCCAGCAGGCAATTTTGAAGTTGGGCAGGTCTCTTATAAATTTAATCTCTTGAAATCTAGAGGTCCAAGGAGGATGGTTTGCTCACTCAAGTGCCCAGTGCTGCAAGAAACAACCAATGACAAAAATCTTGACAATTCGAAGATGAATGGACTGGAGTCTGCTTCTTCTGGTTGTACAGTTTTGCAGAACAAAGCCCCAAGGTGGCATGAGCATTTGCAATGTTGGTGCTTGAATTTTCATGGTCGGGTAACGGTAGCGTCAGTGAAGAACTTTCAACTAGTTGCAACTATGGACCAAAGCCAGCCAGGAGGGAGAGGAGATGAGGATACCGTCCTCCTCCAGTTTGGGAAGGTAGGCGACGATACTTTCACCATGGATTATAGGCTGCCACTCTCAGCTTTTCAAGCATTTGCCATATGCCTTACTAGCTTTGGCACGAAACTGGCAT GA
- the LOC133703668 gene encoding peptide-N4-(N-acetyl-beta-glucosaminyl)asparagine amidase A: MYSVVSPKKTALQKAFFLFSSQGKEKKRKKRVNNNQSMAASLFHLPFLFVFLLHPLSSTANIHKTNNHLKSHLFTEPTSITTTHPAHKPLNDTPPTVFFEVTKPIDVPNTKPCKHFILQHDFASTYGKPPVLLNYTPPSHCPSQDFSKIVLEWKATCKGRQFDRIFGVWLGGVELLRSCTAEPRATGIVWTVRKDITRYYSLLVKNETQEFAVYMGNIVDSTYTGIYHVNVSIYFYPAENKLSHSDHGFNNLASGRDSKADLILPISRNLPLNDGFWFEIQNSTDSEAKEFKIPQNVYRAVLEVYVSFHENDEFWYGNYPNEYIIANNLTGFPGNGPFREVVVSLDGEIVGAVWPFTVVFTGGINPLLWRPITAIGSFDLPSYDIEITPFLGNILDGKTHKIGFSVTNALNVWYIDANLHLWRDHRSTITEGKLLKHESKPLALSLVSNFTGLNGKFLTSARRFISSNGWVKSSHGNITTRFNQHFGYSNLMEMGKDGDLQIVNQTIKFTDNVSFRKPSSNVKAFKSLKNFEFDMYSDYMDQGNGTSLSVANVTLGFNEKNVKHAGLGFASNILRNLQNGQGVMVVKNNLVQSGIGSTQQEYTYNGGFCYFRNISSSNYTILDDNVGNTCSERNHSHLGFGLGRWWQFPARRASLASELLNKYYDGV; the protein is encoded by the coding sequence ATGTATAGTGTTGTTTCTCCAAAGAAAACAGCACTCCAAAAAgcgttctttcttttttcatctcaaggaaaagaaaagaaaagaaaaaagagagttaaCAACAACCAGTCGATGGCCGCTTCTCTCTTCCATCTCCCCTTCCTCTTCGTTTTTCTCCTCCACCCTCTTTCCTCCACGGCTAACATCCACAAAACCAACAACCATCTCAAATCACATCTCTTTACAGAACCCACTTCCATAACCACAACACACCCAGCCCATAAACCCCTCAATGACACCCCACCAACTGTTTTCTTTGAAGTTACCAAACCCATAGATGTCCCCAATACCAAACCTTGCAAGCACTTTATTCTCCAACACGACTTTGCCTCTACTTATGGCAAACCTCCTGTTCTTTTAAACTATACCCCTCCCTCTCATTGCCCATCTCAAGATTTCTCCAAGATTGTCCTTGAATGGAAGGCAACTTGCAAAGGGAGGCAATTTGATCGTATTTTTGGGGTTTGGTTAGGTGGTGTGGAGCTTCTTAGGAGTTGCACTGCGGAGCCTAGAGCAACTGGGATTGTTTGGACTGTTCGGAAGGATATAACAAGGTATTATTCATTGCTTGTTAAGAATGAGACTCAAGAATTTGCTGTTTATATGGGTAATATCGTTGATAGTACTTATACTGGTATATACCATGTGAATGTAAGTATTTACTTTTATCCTGctgaaaataaattgagtcaTAGTGATCATGGTTTTAATAATTTGGCATCTGGGAGGGATTCTAAGGCTGATTTGATCTTGCCCATTTCGCGAAATTTGCCGTTGAATGATGGGTTTTGGTTTGAAATTCAGAATTCAACTGATTCTGAGGCGAAGGAATTCAAGATACCTCAAAATGTGTACAGGGCTGTGTTGGAGgtttatgtttcttttcatGAGAATGATGAATTTTGGTATGGAAACTATCCTAATGAGTATATTATTGCAAATAATCTCACTGGTTTCCCGGGAAATGGACCTTTTAGAGAGGTTGTGGTTAGTCTTGATGGAGAGATTGTTGGCGCAGTTTGGCCTTTTACTGTGGTTTTTACCGGTGGGATTAATCCTCTCTTGTGGAGACCCATTACTGCCATTGGTTCATTTGATCTCCCCTCTTATGATATTGAAATCACGCCCTTCTTAGGAAATATATTGGATGGAAAGACTCACAAGATAGGATTTAGTGTCACGAATGCTTTGAATGTGTGGTATATAGATGCCAATTTGCATCTTTGGCGGGACCATAGGAGCACAATTACAGAAGGGAAGCTTTTGAAACATGAAAGCAAGCCTCTTGCTTTATCTTTGGTATCAAATTTTACAGGTTTGAATGGAAAATTCTTGACAAGTGCACGCAGGTTCATCTCCTCAAATGGATGGGTAAAGTCCTCTCATGGGAACATCACTACCCGTTTTAATCAACACTTTGGTTACAGCAACTTGATGGAGATGGGCAAGGATGGTGATTTGCAGATCGTGAATCAGACAATTAAATTTACTGATAATGTTTCTTTCAGGAAGCCATCCTCTAATGTTAAAGCATTCAAGTCGTTAAAAAATTTCGAGTTTGACATGTACTCTGACTACATGGATCAAGGAAATGGCACTTCCTTGTCGGTGGCAAATGTTACGTTGGGATTCAATGAGAAAAATGTTAAACATGCTGGTTTGGGATTTGCATCGAACATTCTCAGAAATTTGCAGAATGGGCAGGGTGTTATGGTTGTGAAGAATAACTTGGTTCAAAGTGGTATCGGGAGCACACAACAGGAATACACATACAACGGTGGCTTCTGCTATTTCAGGAACATAAGCAGCTCAAACTACACTATTCTAGATGACAATGTTGGAAATACATGCAGTGAAAGGAATCATTCTCATCTAGGTTTTGGACTTGGCAGATGGTGGCAATTTCCAGCTCGAAGGGCTTCTCTAGCATCTGAATTACTGAATAAGTATTATGATGGAGTTTGA
- the LOC133703455 gene encoding tubby-like F-box protein 7 isoform X1 → MSLRRSILSRRFSRSFNNQNRNERNAVESGRLGGELWAESDGWGSMLPELLGEIIKRVEESEDRWPQRQSVVACACVCKKWRDVTKDIVKSLPNSSSSNNDASPGKITFPSCLKQPGPRDLPHQCLIKRNKKTSTFYLYLALTPSFMDKGKFLLAARRYRQGAHTEYIISLDADELSQGSNAYVGKLSSDFLGTNFTIFDSQPPHSGAKPSSSRASRRFASKQISPQVPAGNFEVGQVSYKFNLLKSRGPRRMVCSLKCPVLQETTNDKNLDNSKMNGLESASSGCTVLQNKAPRWHEHLQCWCLNFHGRVTVASVKNFQLVATMDQSQPGGRGDEDTVLLQFGKVGDDTFTMDYRLPLSAFQAFAICLTSFGTKLACE, encoded by the exons ATGTCGCTGAGAAGATCGATTTTATCGCGAAGGTTCTCGAGATCCTTTAATAACCAGAACAGAAACGAACGAAATGCAGTGGAATCGGGGCGACTCGGTGGTGAGTTATGGGCTGAGTCGGATGGGTGGGGAAGTATGTTACCTGAGCTGTTAGGAGAAATAATAAAACGAGTTGAGGAGAGTGAGGATCGGTGGCCTCAGAGACAAAGCGTCGTCGCTTGTGCTTGTGTTTGTAAGAAATGGAGAGATGTTACCAAAGACATCGTCAAGTCTCTTcctaatagtagtagtagtaataatgaTGCAAGTCCTGGCAAAATTACTTTCCCTTCTTGCCTTAAACAG CCAGGTCCACGTGACTTGCCCCATCAGTGTCTTATTAAACGAAATAAGAAGACTTCAACATTTTACCTATATCTTGCTCTTACTCCAT CATTTATGGATAAGGGAAAGTTTCTTCTAGCAGCACGGAGGTATAGGCAAGGTGCTCACACAGAGTATATCATCTCACTCGATGCTGATGAATTATCCCAAGGAAGTAATGCTTATGTTGGAAAGTTGAG TTCGGACTTTCTCGGTACCAACTTCACAATCTTTGACAGCCAGCCACCACACAGTGGTGCAAAGCCCTCGAGTAGCAGAGCTAGCCGGCGATTTGCAAGCAAGCAAATAAGCCCTCAAGTTCCAGCAGGCAATTTTGAAGTTGGGCAGGTCTCTTATAAATTTAATCTCTTGAAATCTAGAGGTCCAAGGAGGATGGTTTGCTCACTCAAGTGCCCAGTGCTGCAAGAAACAACCAATGACAAAAATCTTGACAATTCGAAGATGAATGGACTGGAGTCTGCTTCTTCTGGTTGTACAGTTTTGCAGAACAAAGCCCCAAGGTGGCATGAGCATTTGCAATGTTGGTGCTTGAATTTTCATGGTCGGGTAACGGTAGCGTCAGTGAAGAACTTTCAACTAGTTGCAACTATGGACCAAAGCCAGCCAGGAGGGAGAGGAGATGAGGATACCGTCCTCCTCCAGTTTGGGAAGGTAGGCGACGATACTTTCACCATGGATTATAGGCTGCCACTCTCAGCTTTTCAAGCATTTGCCATATGCCTTACTAGCTTTGGCACGAAACTGGCATGTGAGTAA
- the LOC133703236 gene encoding multiprotein-bridging factor 1a → MSGPISQDWEPVVIRKKAPNAAAKKDEKAVNAARRAGAEIETVKKSTAGTNKAASSSTSLNTRKLDDETENLTHDRVPTELKKAIMQARMDKKLTQAQLAQVINEKPQIIQEYESGKAIPNQQIIGKLERALGVKLRGKK, encoded by the exons ATGTCAGGACCAATCTCACAGGACTGGGAGCCGGTGGTGATCCGTAAGAAAGCTCCCAACGCCGCCGCCAAGAAGGATGAGAAGGCCGTCAACGCCGCCCGCCGCGCTGGTGCTGAGATCGAAACCGTCAAAAAAT CAACTGCTGGTACAAACAAGGCCGCTTCTAGCAGCACTTCTTTGAACACAAGGAAGCTCGATGACGAAACAGAGAACCTTACTC ATGACCGAGTGCCAACTGAACTGAAGAAAGCAATTATGCAGGCGAGGATGGACAAGAAACTTACCCAGGCTCAACTTGCACAG GTGATCAATGAGAAGCCCCAGATAATTCAGGAGTATGAATCTGGAAAAGCCATTCCTAATCAGCAGATTATAGGAAAACTGGAGAGGGCTCTTGGTGTGAAGCTACGGGGAAAGAAGTAG
- the LOC133703455 gene encoding tubby-like F-box protein 7 isoform X3: MSLRRSILSRRFSRSFNNQNRNERNAVESGRLGGELWAESDGWGSMLPELLGEIIKRVEESEDRWPQRQSVVACACVCKKWRDVTKDIVKSLPNSSSSNNDASPGKITFPSCLKQPGPRDLPHQCLIKRNKKTSTFYLYLALTPSRRYRQGAHTEYIISLDADELSQGSNAYVGKLSSDFLGTNFTIFDSQPPHSGAKPSSSRASRRFASKQISPQVPAGNFEVGQVSYKFNLLKSRGPRRMVCSLKCPVLQETTNDKNLDNSKMNGLESASSGCTVLQNKAPRWHEHLQCWCLNFHGRVTVASVKNFQLVATMDQSQPGGRGDEDTVLLQFGKVGDDTFTMDYRLPLSAFQAFAICLTSFGTKLACE, from the exons ATGTCGCTGAGAAGATCGATTTTATCGCGAAGGTTCTCGAGATCCTTTAATAACCAGAACAGAAACGAACGAAATGCAGTGGAATCGGGGCGACTCGGTGGTGAGTTATGGGCTGAGTCGGATGGGTGGGGAAGTATGTTACCTGAGCTGTTAGGAGAAATAATAAAACGAGTTGAGGAGAGTGAGGATCGGTGGCCTCAGAGACAAAGCGTCGTCGCTTGTGCTTGTGTTTGTAAGAAATGGAGAGATGTTACCAAAGACATCGTCAAGTCTCTTcctaatagtagtagtagtaataatgaTGCAAGTCCTGGCAAAATTACTTTCCCTTCTTGCCTTAAACAG CCAGGTCCACGTGACTTGCCCCATCAGTGTCTTATTAAACGAAATAAGAAGACTTCAACATTTTACCTATATCTTGCTCTTACTCCAT CACGGAGGTATAGGCAAGGTGCTCACACAGAGTATATCATCTCACTCGATGCTGATGAATTATCCCAAGGAAGTAATGCTTATGTTGGAAAGTTGAG TTCGGACTTTCTCGGTACCAACTTCACAATCTTTGACAGCCAGCCACCACACAGTGGTGCAAAGCCCTCGAGTAGCAGAGCTAGCCGGCGATTTGCAAGCAAGCAAATAAGCCCTCAAGTTCCAGCAGGCAATTTTGAAGTTGGGCAGGTCTCTTATAAATTTAATCTCTTGAAATCTAGAGGTCCAAGGAGGATGGTTTGCTCACTCAAGTGCCCAGTGCTGCAAGAAACAACCAATGACAAAAATCTTGACAATTCGAAGATGAATGGACTGGAGTCTGCTTCTTCTGGTTGTACAGTTTTGCAGAACAAAGCCCCAAGGTGGCATGAGCATTTGCAATGTTGGTGCTTGAATTTTCATGGTCGGGTAACGGTAGCGTCAGTGAAGAACTTTCAACTAGTTGCAACTATGGACCAAAGCCAGCCAGGAGGGAGAGGAGATGAGGATACCGTCCTCCTCCAGTTTGGGAAGGTAGGCGACGATACTTTCACCATGGATTATAGGCTGCCACTCTCAGCTTTTCAAGCATTTGCCATATGCCTTACTAGCTTTGGCACGAAACTGGCATGTGAGTAA
- the LOC133703235 gene encoding uncharacterized protein LOC133703235 isoform X1 encodes MNPYERPLTPHEQTLRDEVIYLHSLWHQGPPALNPNPYVYPPNHVNYSSRNLHVSNPTSFKKTNRHKTTYQKAKDSNAPPPGQVPDPQPDPGPEWPVNPPQPSPPQSGSGWPEFKSNLSTSARPVSEVDLGKVAAMHMQQKVVKCCNQFFVKRFDLDGNEDNGLDEFDGDEHCYYHDNDVEESEEFKFLLSLFVENQEIRDFYEKNNENGDFYCLICGGIGEKVGKVYRGCTGLVQHARTISKTKRKGAHRAFSHLICKVLGWDISRLPMIVLKGEPLSRTFANSGRTENFSDEGDGKKVHEDLSNDVPNIEAYKDGATECLLLIYSITKENAIQGCEPPLVSDVRWLSQKYVDESPSTTVGWPTLKTRRSSEASAEELERFAMMQLQQKVLDECQNFLANPSGSICDEGEEDGDPDDWMDEDGSDECEEFKFFLRLFTDSNELRNYYENHYEGGEFCCLVCCALKKKGWKKFKGCLGLLQHTTAISRTKKKKAHRAYAQVICKVLGWDVDQLPRIVLKGEPLGHSMAKSGILQGEPEINAGCGDEDSSFLQTETVHGNVSVSASREYSGIHQKNCVQNTSNEGIVNEHGNDLEKESIKADKLSLVGSKASLKERGGNYKKQNIAFWVNNRCWPETKQSQSMRKANPLEEGCEGEDR; translated from the exons ATGAATCCTTACGAGAGACCCTTGACCCCACATGAGCAGACACTGAGAGATGAGGTTATCTATCTTCACTCTCTCTGGCACCAAGGCCCTCCtgccctaaaccctaacccttaCGTTTACCCACCCAACCATGTAAATTATTCGTCAAGAAATCTCCATGTATCGAACCCTACATCCTTCAAAAAGACCAACAGACACAAAACCACATACCAAAAGGCCAAGGACAGCAATGCCCCCCCACCAGGGCAAGTACCCGACCCACAACCCGACCCTGGTCCAGAATGGCCTGTCAACCCGCCACAGCCATCTCCTCCTCAATCGGGTTCTGGGTGGCCAGAATTCAAGTCCAACCTGAGCACCTCAGCCCGACCTGTTTCCGAGGTTGACCTGGGCAAGGTTGCTGCAATGCACATGCAGCAAAAGGTTGTAAAGTGCTGCAACCAGTTTTTCGTTAAAAGGTTTGATTTAGATGGCAACGAAGATAACGGATTGGACGAGTTTGATGGGGATGAACACTGTTATTATCATGATAATGATGTTGAAGAGAGTGAAGAATTTAAGTTCCTTTTGAGTTTGTTTGtggaaaatcaagaaattagaGATTTTTATGAGAAGAACAATGAAAATGGGGATTTTTACTGCTTGATTTGTGGAGGGATAGGAGAGAAAGTAGGGAAAGTATATAGGGGTTGTACAGGCCTTGTTCAGCATGCAAGAACGATTtcgaaaacaaaaagaaaaggggctCATAGGGCTTTTAGTCACCTTATTTGCAAGGTTCTTGGTTGGGATATTAGTAGGCTTCCTATGATTGTGTTGAAAGGTGAACCTCTCAGTCGCACATTTGCAAATTCAGGCAGAACTGAG AATTTTTCAGATGAAGGTGATGGTAAAAAAGTACATGAAGATCTTAGTAATGATGTGCCAAACATTGAAGCATATAAAGATGGAGCCACGGAGTGCCTG CTATTGATTTACTCCATTACTAAAGAAAACGCCATACAGGGATGTGAGCCACCACTGGTCTCTGATGTCCGATGGCTTTCCCAAAAGTATGTTGATGAATCTCCATCAACAACTGTAGGGTGGCCCACCTTGAAGACCCGTCGCTCTTCAGAAGCTTCTGCTGAAGAGCTAGAGAGGTTTGCCATGATGCAGTTGCAGCAGAAAGTTTTGGATGAATGCCAAAATTTCTTAGCAAACCCATCTGGTTCGATTTGTGATGAAGGTGAGGAAGATGGGGATCCAGATGATTGGATGGATGAAGATGGGTCTGATGAATGTGAAGAATTTAAGTTCTTTTTGAGATTGTTCACAGATAGTAATGAACTGAGGAATTATTATGAGAATCATTATGAAGGAGGGGAATTTTGTTGTTTGGTTTGTTGTGCTTTAAAGAAGAAGGGTTGGAAGAAGTTCAAGGGGTGTCTTGGACTCCTTCAGCATACAACTGCAATATCAaggacaaagaagaagaaggcgcATAGGGCGTATGCACAGGTTATCTGTAAGGTTCTTGGTTGGGATGTTGATCAGCTTCCGAGAATTGTATTAAAAGGAGAACCTTTAGGGCACTCTATGGCAAAGTCAGGCATCTTGCAG GGTGAGCCAGAGATAAATGCTGGTTGTGGTGATGAGGACTCAAGTTTTCTTCAGACTGAAACTGTTCATGGTAATGTTAGTGTATCAGCTTCAAGAGAGTATTCTGGTATTCATCAGAAAAATTGTGTGCAG AACACATCAAATGAAGGAATTGTTAATGAACATGGCAATGATCTGGAAAAGGAAAGCATCAAAGCTGATAAATTGAGTTTGGTGGGTTCTAAG GCAAGCTTGAAGGAAAGGGGTGGGaactataaaaagcaaaacataGCTTTCTGGGTAAACAATCGTTGTTGGCCTGAAACCAAACAGTCTCAATCAATGAGGAAAGCGAATCCATTAGAAGAGGGATGTGAAGGTGAAGATCGCTGA